A stretch of Aerococcus urinaehominis DNA encodes these proteins:
- a CDS encoding isoprenyl transferase codes for MIQENLVFNPELPVPQHVAVIMDGNGRWAQAQGLKRTAGHREGLNALRRVAIAAAQMGIKVITAYAFSTENWRRPQEEISYLMSLPKLLNDDVLPELMANDVKITITGSLEGVNRTTQAYINEAIAKTKDNKGLILNIAFNYGSRAEIVKASQSIAQQVAEGQLAVGDIDEELFSRSLQTAFLNDLQDPDFLIRSSGEVRLSNYLLWQLAYSEMYFVDTMWPDFDQSVFESCIAVYQHRHRRFGDVS; via the coding sequence ATGATACAAGAAAATTTAGTCTTCAATCCTGAATTACCAGTTCCTCAGCATGTGGCAGTAATTATGGATGGTAATGGACGTTGGGCCCAGGCCCAGGGATTGAAGCGGACGGCTGGCCACCGTGAAGGCCTTAACGCCTTGCGCCGAGTGGCTATAGCAGCAGCACAAATGGGTATTAAGGTAATTACCGCCTATGCCTTTTCAACTGAAAACTGGCGGCGCCCACAAGAGGAAATCAGCTATTTGATGTCCTTACCCAAGTTGCTCAACGATGACGTACTACCAGAGTTGATGGCCAATGATGTTAAAATAACTATTACTGGTAGTTTAGAAGGGGTAAATCGAACGACTCAAGCCTATATTAATGAAGCAATTGCTAAGACTAAGGACAACAAAGGCCTTATACTTAATATTGCTTTTAATTACGGTAGCCGTGCGGAAATAGTCAAGGCTAGCCAATCTATAGCCCAACAGGTAGCAGAAGGGCAACTTGCTGTTGGAGATATAGATGAGGAGCTTTTCTCCCGTTCTTTACAAACAGCTTTTCTCAATGATTTGCAAGATCCAGATTTTTTAATCAGGTCAAGCGGAGAAGTGCGTTTAAGTAATTACCTGTTATGGCAACTAGCATACAGCGAGATGTATTTCGTTGATACCATGTGGCCAGATTTTGACCAATCGGTATTTGAATCATGTATTGCTGTTTACCAGCACCGCCATCGTCGTTTTGGCGATGTATCCTAG
- a CDS encoding SIR2 family NAD-dependent protein deacylase, with translation MTWTWQSELAASAGLADHLRLKYLLDQSDYVLFGVGAGMGAADGFSYVGPRFTENFADFINKYGWFDLFQASVFEFPTLEEEWAFFSRFVDLNYLSQPVGPSYLALKELASRYPSHVITSNADNAFEAAGFDANQVFDVQGKYNLLQCSRGCHAKRYPNEALMKKMLASQDKMLVPSELVPYCPKCGAPMALNRRNHTDWMVEDQKFYQDQARFIDFLQAAKQKRLVLLELGCGYMAPQVIKHPFQQFTEAFNNVLYVTVNLKDYHIPHAIRDRSLWINQDIKVLMSNLAASYDNNKEVGDH, from the coding sequence GTGACTTGGACTTGGCAATCAGAGCTAGCGGCGAGCGCAGGTTTAGCGGATCACTTGCGTCTTAAGTATTTATTAGACCAAAGTGATTACGTATTATTTGGAGTTGGTGCTGGTATGGGGGCTGCCGATGGGTTTAGCTATGTTGGTCCCCGTTTTACTGAAAACTTTGCAGATTTTATCAATAAATATGGTTGGTTCGATCTTTTTCAAGCTTCAGTTTTTGAGTTTCCAACTTTAGAAGAAGAATGGGCATTTTTTTCGCGCTTTGTTGACTTGAATTACTTGTCTCAGCCAGTTGGTCCTTCTTATTTAGCTTTAAAAGAGCTCGCTAGTCGTTACCCTAGCCATGTCATTACTTCCAATGCTGACAATGCTTTTGAAGCGGCTGGTTTTGATGCTAACCAGGTATTTGATGTCCAGGGTAAATATAATCTGCTGCAGTGTAGTCGTGGCTGCCATGCCAAGCGCTATCCTAATGAAGCTTTAATGAAAAAAATGCTTGCCAGTCAAGATAAGATGCTAGTTCCTAGTGAACTAGTCCCTTACTGTCCTAAATGTGGGGCACCAATGGCTCTTAACCGCCGAAATCATACAGATTGGATGGTAGAAGACCAGAAATTTTATCAAGACCAGGCGCGATTTATTGATTTTCTGCAAGCTGCTAAGCAAAAGAGGTTGGTGCTTTTAGAGCTAGGTTGCGGTTATATGGCGCCCCAAGTTATTAAACATCCTTTCCAACAATTTACCGAAGCCTTTAATAATGTCTTATACGTGACTGTTAATTTAAAGGATTACCATATTCCTCATGCAATTAGAGATCGTAGCCTATGGATTAATCAGGATATTAAGGTTTTGATGTCTAATTTAGCAGCAAGTTATGACAATAATAAAGAAGTGGGTGACCATTAA
- a CDS encoding ISL3 family transposase — translation MAQNDCIKNLLSITDENIKLEDKVTIKKIKQVTHKVIYGTLTYQPDSCPNCLHKEADQASIIKHGYKLSRILIGEFNTQPISLVLKKQRFFCKNCQITFTASSNLVAKNCFISRQIKCLAIQELSESQSMSLIAKKLNISNSTVIRLLESTAKQFKQSYRQLPRHLSIDEFKSVKNVSGAMSCILVDAANHRLFDILEDRTQAYLRDYFMRFPLEKRKLVETITMDMYSPYYDFLQQIFPNAKIIIDRFHIVQLLNQTLNSQRILVMNQQPKQSTHYRKLKQLWKLILKNQEALNSVNYRTHRLFDGLITEAGIVEFMLNIDSKFRKVYDVVNELKYHLKTGNINAFLHTISRNKSQRLPKNLRKTMNTLLKYLPAIINSFRYTLSNGPIEGMNNKIKNIKRSGFGYRNFYHLRARAFLSFKSYEVKRENKPTINRKIEKLDTESRALCA, via the coding sequence ATGGCTCAAAATGATTGTATCAAAAACCTATTAAGTATTACAGACGAAAATATTAAATTAGAGGACAAGGTAACGATTAAAAAGATTAAACAAGTGACTCATAAAGTAATCTACGGCACACTAACTTATCAACCAGACAGCTGTCCAAATTGCCTCCATAAGGAGGCTGACCAAGCTAGTATTATTAAGCATGGTTATAAACTATCGCGCATTTTAATAGGTGAATTCAACACACAACCAATCTCTTTAGTATTAAAAAAACAGCGATTTTTCTGTAAAAATTGCCAAATTACGTTTACAGCCTCTTCTAATCTAGTTGCTAAAAATTGCTTTATTAGTCGCCAAATCAAGTGTTTAGCGATACAAGAATTATCAGAGTCGCAAAGTATGTCCTTAATCGCTAAAAAACTTAATATTTCAAATTCTACTGTTATTCGTCTGCTTGAATCGACTGCTAAACAATTCAAACAAAGTTACCGGCAACTACCTAGGCATTTATCTATTGATGAGTTTAAATCTGTTAAAAATGTCTCAGGCGCTATGTCTTGCATCCTAGTGGATGCAGCTAATCATCGTTTATTTGATATATTAGAAGATCGGACGCAAGCTTATTTAAGAGATTATTTTATGCGTTTCCCTCTGGAAAAGAGAAAGCTAGTTGAAACGATTACCATGGATATGTACTCACCTTATTATGATTTTTTACAACAAATCTTTCCAAATGCGAAAATTATTATTGACCGATTCCATATTGTCCAACTACTGAATCAGACTTTGAATAGCCAACGGATTCTTGTGATGAATCAACAACCTAAGCAATCAACACACTATCGGAAATTGAAACAGTTATGGAAGCTGATTTTAAAGAACCAAGAAGCACTGAATAGTGTTAATTACCGCACACATCGCTTATTTGATGGCCTTATAACAGAAGCAGGTATAGTTGAATTTATGCTTAATATCGACAGTAAATTTAGAAAAGTCTATGATGTCGTCAATGAGCTCAAATATCACCTTAAAACAGGGAATATCAATGCTTTCCTACATACAATTAGTCGCAATAAGAGCCAACGGCTCCCGAAGAATTTGAGAAAAACGATGAATACTCTGCTCAAATACTTACCTGCTATTATCAATAGCTTTCGTTATACACTTTCCAATGGGCCAATTGAGGGTATGAATAATAAAATTAAGAATATTAAGCGTTCCGGATTTGGTTACCGCAATTTTTATCATTTAAGGGCAAGGGCTTTTCTTTCCTTTAAATCATATGAGGTAAAGAGGGAAAATAAACCTACCATAAATAGAAAGATTGAAAAGCTAGATACAGAATCTAGGGCCCTATGTGCCTAA